The following coding sequences lie in one Anas platyrhynchos isolate ZD024472 breed Pekin duck chromosome 15, IASCAAS_PekinDuck_T2T, whole genome shotgun sequence genomic window:
- the FAHD1 gene encoding oxaloacetate tautomerase FAHD1, mitochondrial — MASSRPLSRFWEWGRNIVCVGRNYAEHAKEMGSAPPAQPLFFLKPSSAYLREGSPILRPYYCASLHHEVELGVVIGKRAQAVTQEAAMEHVAGYALCLDMTARDTQEECKKKGLPWTLAKAFNTSCPVSEFVPKEKIPDPHKLKIWLKVNGKLRQEGETSSMIFSIPYLISYISEIVTLEEGDLILTGTPEGVGSVQVNDEIEAGITDVLSMRFKVAQQMRRS, encoded by the coding sequence ATGGCCTCGTCCCGGCCCTTGTCTCGCTTCTGGGAGTGGGGCAGGAACATCGTCTGCGTGGGGCGCAACTATGCCGAGCACGCCAAGGAGATGGGCAGCGCGCCGCCCGCACAgcccctcttcttcctcaagCCTTCCTCTGCCTACCTGCGGGAGGGATCCCCCATCCTCCGGCCTTACTACTGCGCCAGCCTGCACCATGAAgtggagctgggggtggtgaTCGGGAAGAGAGCCCAGGCCGTGACCCAGGAGGCTGCTATGGAGCATGTGGCAGGCTACGCGCTGTGCTTGGACATGACCGCCAGGGACACGCAGGAGGAGTGTAAAAAGAAAGGTTTGCCCTGGACCTTGGCCAAAGCCTTCAACACGTCCTGCCCGGTGAGTGAATTTGTGCCCAAGGAGAAGATCCCGGACCCTCACAAGCTGAAGATCTGGCTGAAGGTGAATGGAAAGCTGAGGCAGGAGGGGGAGACCTCCTCTATGATCTTCTCCATCCCCTACCTGATCAGCTACATCAGCGAAATTGTCACCCTGGAAGAAGGGGATTTGATTCTGACAGGGACTCCCGAAGGAGTTGGGTCTGTGCAAGTAAACGATGAGATAGAGGCTGGGATAACCGACGTCCTGTCCATGCGGTTCAAGGTGGCACAACAAATGCGTCGCTCCTAA